The sequence TGCACGGCCGCGTCGATGGCGGTCATGCCGCCGCCGATCACGACCACGTTGCGCCCCACGGGCAATGCGGCCAGATCGTCGGCCTGCCGCAGATCGGCGATGAAGCCCACCGCGTCGGCGACACCTTCCTTGGCCTCGCCATTGGCACGCAGCGCGTTCACGCCAGCCAACCCCATCCCCAGAAAGACGGCGTCGAAATCATGCTCCAACTCGCCAAGCGTCAGGTCGCGGCCAAGCGCCTTGCCGTGCTCGATGGTGATGCCGCCGATCTTCAGCAGCCACGCGACCTCGGCCTCGGCAAAGCCATCCACGGTCTTGTAGTAGGCGATGCCGTATTCGTTCAGCCCGCCAGGCTTGGGCCGTGCCTCGAACACCGTCACGTCATGGCCCTTCATCGCCAGTCGATGCGCACAGGACAGGCCCGCCGGGCCCGCACCCACGACGGCGATCTTGCGCCCGGTGGCGGCGGCGCGCGCAAACGGGTGCACGCCCTGATCCATCAACGTGTCGGTGGCGAAGCGCTGCAGGCGCCCGATCTCGACCGGCTTGCCCTCGGCGATCTCGCGCACGCAGGCTTCCTCGCAGAGCGTTTCCGTGGGGCAGACGCGGGCGCACATGCCGCCAAGGATGTTCTGCTCGAAAATCGTCCGCGCCGCCGCCTCGGGCGTGCCGGTGGCGATCTGGCGAATGAACAGCGGGATGTCGATATCGGTCGGACAGGCCGTGATGCAGGGCGCGTCATGGCAGAAATAGCAGCGATCCGCGGCCACCAGCGCTTCGTGATCGTCCAGACGTGGGTGAAGATCGGAAAAATTCTCTTCGAGGGCCGTGTGGTCCAGGCGCGCTGGCGCGATGCCTGGGGTGAAAGGGCTGTTGGGCATGGTCTGGCTCTCCCGATCCTGTTGGGTGGCTGGGCTCTTTCGACCCGTTTTGCGAGAATCACGCTGGCACGAGCCAATTTTTTTATCAAATGGTAAATTATTTTGATGGGCCGATTGTCGCCCCGTTGCGCGCCACAGGTCGGGATATGCCCGAAAAACGCGCAGCCTGCGCATGGTCGGCGGCGCGGCCATGTTTTGCGAACGCGGCGCATTGCCCGCCTTTTCGGCGCCGACCGCCTGCGTTATAGGGCATGCTGTTGCAGGCCTGACCGAGGCATGGGCGCGACACCGGACGAGATGCGAGGATCGACATGAAGAACAAGACACATGATCAGGACGTGGAGTTCATCCGCGCATTGGCCGAGCTTCTGCGGGACAACGACCTGACCGAATTGCAGGTCAAACGCGATTACGGCGAGGCCGACAGCCTGAACGTGCGTGTCTCGCGCCAGCAACCCGCCCCGGCCCCGGTCCATGTGGCGGCCCCTGCCCCGGCCCCGGCCCCGATGGCCGCGCCCTCCGCGGCGCCCGCGGCCCCGGCCGCCGAGATGTCGGACGACCCGGCGCAAAACCCCAACGCCGTGACCTCGCCCATGGTCGGTACCGTCTACCTGCAGCCCGAACCGGGATCGCCGGCCTTTGTCGCGGTCGGTGACAAGGTGGCCGAGGGCCAGACCCTGCTGATCGTCGAGGCGATGAAGACGATGAACCAGATCCCCGCGCCGCGCGCCGGAACGGTCAAGCGGATCCTCGTCGAGGACAAGTCGCCGGTCGAGTTCGGCGCACCGCTGATGATCATCGAGTAAGCGGGGCCGGGCCATGTTCTCAAAAATCCTCATCGCCAATCGCGGCGAGATCGCGTTGCGCGTCATCCGCGCGGCCCGCGAGATGGGCGTCGGCACCGTCGCCGTCCACTCGACCGCCGATGCCGATGCGATGCATGTGCGCATGGCCGACGAGTCGGTCTGCATTGGCCCTGCCCCGTCGAATGAAAGCTATCTCAGCATGGCGGCGATCCTGTCGGCCTGCGAGATCACAGGCGCCGAAGCCATCCACCCCGGCTATGGCTTTTTGTCCGAGAACCCAAATTTCGTGCAGGCGGTCGAGGATCACGGCCTGAAATTCATCGGTCCTTCGGCCGAGCACATTCGCATGATGGGCGACAAGATCACCGCCAAGGACACGATGAAGGCGCTTGGCGTGCCCTGCGTGCCGGGCTCGGATGGGGCGGTCAACCACATGGAAACCGCGCAGGCCGTGGCCGATGCCATGGGCTATCCGGTCATCATCAAGGCCACCGCCGGCGGCGGCGGGCGCGGCATGAAACTGGCCCGCAGCGCGGACGAGTTGGAAACGGCGTTTCGCACCGCCCGCTCCGAGGCCAAGGCCGCCTTTGGCAATGACGAGGTCTATATCGAGAAATACCTCGGCCAGCCGCGCCATATCGAGGTTCAGGTGTTCGGCGACGGGCGCGGCCATGCCGTCCACCTTGGCGAACGCGATTGTTCGCTGCAACGCCGCCACCAGAAGGTTCTTGAGGAAGCCCCCGGCCCCGCGATCGACGCGGCGACGCGCGCCCGCATCGGCGAGACCTGTGCCAAGGCCGTGGC comes from Roseibacterium elongatum DSM 19469 and encodes:
- a CDS encoding NAD(P)-dependent oxidoreductase, which translates into the protein MPNSPFTPGIAPARLDHTALEENFSDLHPRLDDHEALVAADRCYFCHDAPCITACPTDIDIPLFIRQIATGTPEAAARTIFEQNILGGMCARVCPTETLCEEACVREIAEGKPVEIGRLQRFATDTLMDQGVHPFARAAATGRKIAVVGAGPAGLSCAHRLAMKGHDVTVFEARPKPGGLNEYGIAYYKTVDGFAEAEVAWLLKIGGITIEHGKALGRDLTLGELEHDFDAVFLGMGLAGVNALRANGEAKEGVADAVGFIADLRQADDLAALPVGRNVVVIGGGMTAIDAAVQSKLLGAENVTLVYRRGREAMPASPYEQDLAASKGVRFVFNAMPVEVIGNGAVAALRCEYTRSEGKSLVGTGETFDIPADQVLKAIGQTLGVAPEGLELSGGKIAVSGAGRTSLAKVWAGGDCASGAEDLTVTAVAEGRDAAEDIHAKLTEAAG
- the accB gene encoding acetyl-CoA carboxylase biotin carboxyl carrier protein: MKNKTHDQDVEFIRALAELLRDNDLTELQVKRDYGEADSLNVRVSRQQPAPAPVHVAAPAPAPAPMAAPSAAPAAPAAEMSDDPAQNPNAVTSPMVGTVYLQPEPGSPAFVAVGDKVAEGQTLLIVEAMKTMNQIPAPRAGTVKRILVEDKSPVEFGAPLMIIE
- the accC gene encoding acetyl-CoA carboxylase biotin carboxylase subunit, whose amino-acid sequence is MFSKILIANRGEIALRVIRAAREMGVGTVAVHSTADADAMHVRMADESVCIGPAPSNESYLSMAAILSACEITGAEAIHPGYGFLSENPNFVQAVEDHGLKFIGPSAEHIRMMGDKITAKDTMKALGVPCVPGSDGAVNHMETAQAVADAMGYPVIIKATAGGGGRGMKLARSADELETAFRTARSEAKAAFGNDEVYIEKYLGQPRHIEVQVFGDGRGHAVHLGERDCSLQRRHQKVLEEAPGPAIDAATRARIGETCAKAVADLGYEGAGTIEFLFENGEFYFIEMNTRLQVEHPVTEAIFGVDLVREQIRVAAGEPMSFTQDDLELRGHAIEVRINAERLPNFAPCPGKITQYHAPGGLGVRIDSALYDGYRIPPYYDSLIAKLIVHGRDRPEALARLHRALTELIVDGVDTTVPLFHALLHEPAIQSGDYTIHWLEGWLEKNVG